One stretch of Paraburkholderia fungorum DNA includes these proteins:
- the eno gene encoding phosphopyruvate hydratase codes for MSAIVDIIGREILDSRGNPTVECDVLLESGTMGRAAVPSGASTGSREAIELRDGETGRYGGKGVLKAVEHINTEISEAIMGLDASEQAFLDKTLLELDGTDNKSRLGANAMLAVSMAVAKAAAEEAGLPLYRYFGGSGAMQLPVPMMNIVNGGAHANNSLDIQEFMIVPVSQPTFREALRCGAEVFHALKKILSDRGMSTAVGDEGGFAPNFGSNDECLSTILQAIEKAGYRAGEDVLLALDCAASEFYHDGKYQLAGEGLQLSSTEFADYLANLADKFPIVSIEDGMHESDWAGWKTLTDKLGKKVQLVGDDLFVTNTRILKEGIDKGIANSILIKINQIGTLTETFAAIEMAKRAGYTAVISHRSGETEDSTIADIAVGLNAGQIKTGSLSRSDRISKYNQLLRIEEDLGDIASYPGKSAFYNLR; via the coding sequence ATGAGTGCTATCGTAGATATCATCGGTCGAGAGATTCTCGATTCGCGAGGCAACCCCACCGTCGAATGCGACGTGCTGCTCGAGTCGGGCACGATGGGCCGCGCTGCGGTGCCGTCGGGTGCATCGACCGGCTCGCGTGAAGCCATCGAGCTGCGCGACGGCGAAACCGGCCGTTACGGCGGCAAGGGCGTGCTGAAGGCCGTTGAGCACATCAACACTGAAATCTCCGAAGCGATCATGGGCCTCGACGCTTCCGAGCAGGCCTTCCTCGACAAGACGCTGCTGGAACTCGACGGCACCGACAACAAGTCGCGCCTCGGCGCAAACGCGATGCTGGCTGTGTCGATGGCCGTCGCGAAGGCCGCTGCTGAAGAAGCCGGCCTGCCGCTGTACCGCTACTTCGGCGGCTCGGGCGCAATGCAACTGCCGGTCCCGATGATGAACATCGTCAACGGTGGCGCGCACGCGAACAACAGCTTGGACATCCAGGAGTTCATGATCGTTCCGGTTAGCCAGCCGACTTTCCGCGAAGCACTGCGCTGCGGCGCCGAAGTGTTCCACGCGCTGAAGAAGATCCTGTCGGACCGCGGCATGAGCACGGCAGTGGGCGACGAAGGCGGTTTCGCACCGAACTTCGGCAGCAACGACGAGTGCCTGTCGACCATCCTGCAAGCTATCGAGAAAGCAGGCTACCGCGCCGGTGAAGACGTTCTGCTCGCACTCGACTGCGCAGCGAGCGAGTTCTACCACGACGGCAAGTACCAGCTGGCTGGCGAAGGCCTGCAACTGTCGTCGACGGAATTTGCGGATTACCTCGCAAACCTGGCCGACAAGTTCCCGATCGTGTCGATCGAAGACGGCATGCACGAAAGCGACTGGGCAGGCTGGAAGACGCTGACCGACAAGCTCGGCAAGAAGGTCCAGCTGGTCGGCGACGACCTGTTCGTGACCAACACGCGCATCCTGAAGGAAGGCATCGACAAGGGCATCGCCAACTCGATCCTGATCAAGATCAACCAGATCGGCACGCTGACGGAAACCTTCGCGGCAATCGAAATGGCGAAGCGCGCAGGCTACACGGCTGTGATCTCGCACCGTTCGGGCGAAACCGAAGATTCGACGATCGCCGATATCGCGGTCGGCCTGAATGCCGGTCAGATCAAGACGGGTTCGCTGTCGCGTTCGGACCGCATCTCGAAGTACAACCAGTTGCTGCGTATCGAAGAAGATCTCGGCGATATCGCCAGCTATCCGGGCAAGTCGGCGTTCTACAACCTGCGCTAA
- the kdsA gene encoding 3-deoxy-8-phosphooctulonate synthase, which translates to MKLGDFEIGLDKPFFLIAGTCVVESEQMTIDVAGRLKEICAKLNIPFIYKSSYDKANRSSGKSFRGLGMDEGLRILSEVKRQLGLPVLTDVHAEHEIEQVASVVDVLQTPAFLCRQTDFIHACARSGKPVNIKKGQFLAPHDMKNVIDKARDAAREAGLSEDRFMACERGVSFGYNNLVSDMRSLAIMRETSAPVVFDATHSVQLPGGQGTSSGGQREFVPVLARAAVAVGVSGLFMETHPNPAQAKSDGPNAVPLNRMADLLETLVTLDQAVKRAPFLESDFN; encoded by the coding sequence ATGAAACTGGGCGATTTCGAAATCGGGCTCGACAAGCCGTTTTTCCTGATCGCCGGCACCTGTGTCGTCGAATCCGAACAGATGACGATCGACGTGGCTGGCCGGCTGAAGGAAATCTGCGCGAAGCTGAACATTCCGTTCATCTACAAATCGTCGTACGACAAGGCTAACCGCAGCAGCGGCAAGTCGTTCCGCGGTCTGGGCATGGACGAAGGTTTGCGCATCCTGTCGGAAGTGAAGCGTCAGCTCGGTCTGCCAGTATTGACCGACGTTCACGCCGAACACGAAATCGAGCAGGTTGCGTCGGTGGTCGATGTCCTGCAAACGCCTGCTTTCCTGTGCCGTCAAACGGACTTCATTCACGCTTGTGCGCGTTCGGGCAAACCGGTCAATATCAAGAAAGGCCAGTTTCTCGCACCGCACGACATGAAGAACGTGATCGACAAGGCGCGTGACGCAGCGCGTGAAGCCGGTCTGTCGGAAGACCGCTTCATGGCGTGTGAGCGCGGCGTGTCGTTCGGCTATAACAACCTCGTGTCGGACATGCGTTCGCTCGCGATCATGCGCGAAACCAGCGCGCCGGTCGTGTTCGACGCGACTCACTCGGTGCAGTTGCCGGGCGGTCAGGGCACGAGCTCGGGTGGTCAACGCGAATTCGTGCCGGTGCTGGCGCGTGCCGCGGTGGCAGTGGGCGTCTCCGGCCTCTTCATGGAAACGCACCCGAATCCGGCGCAGGCCAAGTCGGACGGCCCGAATGCCGTGCCGCTGAACCGCATGGCCGACCTGCTCGAGACGCTGGTAACGCTCGATCAGGCCGTCAAGCGCGCGCCGTTCCTCGAAAGCGATTTCAACTGA
- a CDS encoding CTP synthase → MTKYVFVTGGVVSSLGKGIAAASLAAILESRGLKVTLLKLDPYINVDPGTMSPFQHGEVFVTEDGAETDLDLGHYERFISTKMRKANNFTTGQIYESVIRKERRGDYLGKTVQVIPHITNEIQAFIERGAASATCGEPDVAIVEVGGTVGDIESLPFLEAARQMSLRMGRNSACFVHLTLVPWVATAGELKTKPTQHSVQKLREIGISPHVLLCRADRRIPDDERAKISMFSNVPEDAVISVWDADSIYKIPQMLHDQGLDAIICEELKLSPQPADLSMWSDLVEKLQHPKHEVTIGMVGKYVDLTESYKSLIEALRHASMHTATKVNIEYIDSEEVETQGVDSLKHLDAVLVPGGFGRRGTEGKIAAIRYAREAKVPYLGICLGMQLAVIEFARDVVGLKNANSTEFDQETENRVVALITEWYDREGKVEKRTEESDLGGTMRLGSQRCPIKPGTMAEEIYGKDVNERHRHRYEVNNRFVPQLEAGGLIISARTPSEDLPEMMELPRSMHPWFVGVQFHPEFTSTPRDGHPLFKSFVEAALAHHQAGATNAVGEKA, encoded by the coding sequence ATGACCAAATATGTTTTCGTCACCGGCGGCGTAGTATCTTCCCTCGGCAAGGGTATTGCCGCCGCTTCCCTCGCCGCGATCCTCGAATCGCGCGGTCTTAAAGTCACCCTCCTCAAGCTCGATCCGTACATCAACGTCGACCCCGGCACGATGAGCCCGTTTCAGCACGGTGAAGTGTTCGTCACGGAAGACGGAGCAGAGACTGACCTCGACCTTGGCCACTATGAGCGCTTCATCAGCACGAAGATGCGCAAGGCCAACAACTTCACCACTGGCCAGATTTACGAATCGGTAATCCGCAAGGAACGCCGGGGCGATTATCTCGGCAAGACGGTGCAGGTCATCCCGCACATCACGAACGAAATCCAGGCGTTTATCGAACGCGGCGCAGCTTCGGCTACGTGCGGCGAGCCGGATGTCGCTATCGTCGAAGTGGGCGGTACGGTGGGCGACATTGAGTCGCTGCCGTTCCTCGAGGCCGCACGTCAGATGAGCCTGCGCATGGGCCGCAACAGCGCGTGCTTCGTGCATCTCACGCTGGTGCCATGGGTCGCCACGGCCGGCGAACTGAAGACCAAGCCTACGCAACACAGCGTGCAGAAGCTGCGTGAAATCGGCATCTCGCCGCACGTGCTGCTGTGCCGTGCCGACCGTCGCATCCCGGACGACGAGCGCGCAAAAATCTCCATGTTCTCGAACGTGCCCGAAGACGCCGTGATTTCGGTGTGGGACGCAGACAGCATCTACAAGATTCCGCAGATGCTGCACGACCAGGGTCTGGACGCGATCATCTGCGAAGAGCTCAAGCTCTCGCCGCAGCCGGCCGATCTGTCCATGTGGTCCGATCTGGTCGAGAAGCTTCAGCATCCGAAGCACGAAGTCACGATCGGCATGGTCGGCAAATATGTCGATCTGACCGAGTCGTACAAGTCGCTGATCGAAGCGCTGCGCCATGCGTCGATGCACACGGCGACGAAAGTCAACATCGAGTACATCGATTCGGAAGAGGTCGAAACGCAAGGCGTCGACAGCCTCAAGCATCTTGACGCCGTGCTGGTTCCGGGTGGCTTCGGCCGTCGCGGCACCGAAGGCAAGATCGCGGCGATCCGCTATGCGCGCGAAGCGAAGGTGCCGTACCTCGGCATCTGCCTCGGCATGCAGCTCGCCGTGATCGAATTCGCCCGCGACGTGGTCGGCCTGAAAAACGCGAACAGCACCGAGTTCGATCAGGAAACCGAAAACCGCGTGGTCGCACTGATCACCGAGTGGTACGACCGTGAAGGCAAGGTCGAGAAGCGTACCGAAGAATCGGATCTGGGCGGCACGATGCGCCTCGGTTCGCAACGTTGCCCGATCAAGCCCGGCACGATGGCCGAAGAGATCTACGGCAAGGACGTGAACGAGCGTCATCGTCACCGTTATGAAGTCAATAACCGCTTCGTGCCCCAGCTCGAAGCCGGTGGCCTTATCATCAGCGCGCGTACCCCGAGTGAAGATCTGCCGGAAATGATGGAATTGCCGCGCAGCATGCACCCGTGGTTCGTCGGCGTGCAGTTCCACCCGGAATTCACGTCCACGCCGCGTGACGGTCATCCGCTGTTCAAGTCGTTCGTCGAAGCGGCGCTCGCGCATCATCAGGCGGGTGCAACGAACGCAGTTGGGGAGAAAGCATGA